The following proteins are encoded in a genomic region of Oncorhynchus keta strain PuntledgeMale-10-30-2019 chromosome 6, Oket_V2, whole genome shotgun sequence:
- the LOC118384999 gene encoding ubiquitin-conjugating enzyme E2 D2, whose product MALKRIHKELNDLARDPPAQCSAGPVGDDMFHWQATIMGPNDSPYQGGVFFLTIHFPTDYPFKPPKVAFTTRIYHPNINSNGSICLDILRSQWSPALTISKVLLSICSLLCDPNPDDPLVPEIARIYKTDREKYNRIAREWTQKYAM is encoded by the exons ATGGCCCTGAAAAGAATTCATAAG GAGTTAAATGATTTGGCTCGTGACCCTCCAGCACAGTGCTCCGCAGGACCTGTTGGAGATGACA TGTTTCACTGGCAGGCTACCATAATGGGACCA AATGACAGTCCGTATCAGGGTGGTGTGTTCTTCTTGACCATTCACTTCCCCACGGACTATCCCTTCAAACCACCAAAG GTTGCATTCACCACAAGAATCTATCACCCAAACATCAACAGCAATGGCAGCATCTGCTTGGACATCCTGAGGTCGCAGTGGTCGCCAGCACTCACCATCTCCAAAG TCCTCTTGTCCATCTGCTCACTTCTCTGCGACCCAAACCCAGACGATCCACTAGTGCCTGAGATCGCACGCATCTACAAGACAGACAGGGAAAA ATACAACAGAATAGCCCGGGAATGGACCCAGAAATATGCGATGTAG